The proteins below are encoded in one region of Brevundimonas fontaquae:
- a CDS encoding cupin domain-containing protein, whose product MQKVVIEEKFALFQEHWRPKVVAELNGQEVKLVKVSGTFPWHRHEHEDEMFLVWKGRFRIEFRDRIVEMGPGEFVVVPHGVEHRTAADEEAEILIFEPAAVRNTGDVLDDRFTAPDGATV is encoded by the coding sequence ATGCAGAAGGTTGTGATCGAAGAGAAGTTCGCCCTGTTCCAGGAGCATTGGCGGCCAAAGGTGGTTGCGGAGCTCAACGGTCAGGAGGTCAAGCTGGTCAAGGTCTCCGGGACGTTCCCATGGCATCGGCATGAGCATGAGGACGAGATGTTTCTCGTCTGGAAGGGCCGCTTTCGCATCGAGTTTCGCGATCGCATCGTCGAGATGGGACCCGGCGAGTTTGTGGTCGTGCCCCATGGTGTCGAGCACCGGACAGCCGCCGACGAGGAGGCCGAGATCCTGATCTTTGAACCCGCGGCCGTTCGGAACACGGGCGATGTTCTTGACGATCGTTTCACCGCTCCGGACGGCGCGACGGTCTGA
- a CDS encoding zinc-dependent alcohol dehydrogenase family protein, with protein MAETMKRWEMSAIGREHLALTEVAIPKARAGEVLVRVHAVSLNYRDKLVIETGMGLPLAFPFTPGSDLAGEVVGMGEGADRFAVGDRVISTFTPGWLDGRPAGDARHPPYKTLGGAWPGVLSQYVAFPQDWFVRSPETLDFVQSSTLPCAGLTAWFALVERGDLQSGQTVALQGTGGVSLLALQIARSRGARVVISSGDDEKLARAVALGADLGVNRHDEDWVEAVRTFTDDAGADHILELVGGAHLNRSLEAVAVQGRISLIGVLDGFDFSGSSGLLITKSPVIQGINVGHRRALEDFVAEIDRIQLKPAVDTVYPLAELPAALDHLDRGAFGKIVITLV; from the coding sequence ATGGCTGAAACCATGAAGCGCTGGGAGATGTCGGCGATCGGACGGGAGCATCTGGCCCTGACCGAGGTCGCTATCCCCAAGGCGCGTGCGGGCGAGGTGCTGGTGCGCGTCCATGCCGTCTCGCTCAACTATCGCGACAAGCTGGTGATCGAGACGGGAATGGGGTTGCCTCTCGCCTTTCCCTTCACACCGGGGTCCGATCTGGCCGGTGAAGTGGTCGGGATGGGCGAGGGCGCCGATCGGTTCGCGGTCGGCGATCGGGTCATTTCCACTTTCACCCCCGGATGGTTGGACGGCCGGCCCGCCGGCGATGCGCGCCATCCGCCGTACAAGACCCTGGGCGGGGCCTGGCCGGGCGTGCTGTCGCAATATGTCGCCTTCCCTCAGGACTGGTTCGTCCGATCGCCCGAAACCCTCGACTTTGTCCAATCGAGCACCCTGCCATGCGCCGGCCTGACGGCCTGGTTCGCCCTGGTCGAGCGCGGTGATCTCCAGTCCGGACAGACGGTGGCGTTGCAAGGAACCGGGGGCGTGTCTCTTTTGGCGTTACAGATCGCCAGGTCCCGTGGAGCCCGGGTCGTCATCTCGTCCGGCGACGATGAGAAACTCGCCCGCGCCGTCGCCCTGGGCGCCGATCTCGGCGTCAATCGTCACGATGAAGACTGGGTGGAGGCTGTCCGCACCTTCACCGACGATGCCGGGGCGGATCACATCCTCGAACTGGTGGGCGGCGCTCATCTGAACCGCTCGCTGGAGGCCGTTGCCGTCCAGGGGCGGATATCCCTGATCGGCGTCCTCGACGGCTTCGACTTCTCCGGCTCGTCCGGACTGCTGATCACCAAGTCTCCCGTGATCCAGGGGATCAACGTCGGCCATCGCCGCGCCCTGGAGGATTTCGTGGCCGAGATCGACCGGATCCAGCTGAAGCCGGCCGTCGATACGGTCTACCCGCTCGCTGAACTCCCTGCAGCGCTCGACCATCTCGATCGTGGTGCCTTCGGCAAGATCGTGATCACCCTGGTTTGA